A portion of the Bdellovibrio sp. ArHS genome contains these proteins:
- a CDS encoding TatD family hydrolase, with protein sequence MEWIDIHAHLNMLEEGVDAAIAHAKAAGVRKIITIGTEPGDHPIVLDIARKYYPDVYCTLGVHPHDGKAYSEEAGRFIEQHSSEPCVVAIGEIGLDYYYDQSPREQQKEAFRAQLEIAKRTKLPIEIHTRDAEEDTIAILKEFQGDVTGVVHCFTGTEWLAKQALDVGLNISISGVVTFKNADSLRQTVKMLPLDRIHVETDAPFLAPIPMRGKKNTPAYVVHTAKFVAELKGVSEEQLCEQTRLNALKMFPKIQW encoded by the coding sequence CACGCTCATTTAAATATGCTCGAAGAAGGCGTTGACGCCGCAATCGCTCACGCCAAAGCTGCGGGCGTGCGAAAAATTATTACTATTGGTACAGAGCCTGGCGACCATCCGATTGTTTTGGACATTGCCCGCAAATATTATCCCGATGTGTACTGCACCTTGGGTGTTCATCCCCATGACGGAAAAGCCTATAGCGAAGAGGCGGGACGTTTTATCGAGCAGCATTCCAGCGAGCCTTGTGTCGTTGCGATTGGCGAAATTGGTTTGGACTATTACTACGATCAATCTCCGCGAGAGCAACAGAAAGAGGCTTTTCGGGCGCAACTAGAAATCGCCAAACGCACCAAACTGCCCATTGAAATTCACACCCGGGATGCGGAAGAGGACACGATTGCCATTCTTAAAGAATTCCAGGGCGACGTGACCGGGGTTGTGCATTGTTTTACGGGAACCGAGTGGCTGGCGAAGCAAGCGTTGGATGTCGGTCTGAACATTTCGATCAGTGGTGTGGTGACCTTTAAAAATGCCGACAGTCTTCGTCAAACTGTGAAGATGCTGCCTTTGGATCGCATTCACGTTGAAACCGATGCTCCGTTTCTGGCGCCCATCCCTATGCGGGGCAAGAAAAACACCCCTGCCTATGTGGTTCATACGGCGAAGTTTGTGGCTGAATTAAAGGGTGTTTCTGAAGAGCAGCTTTGTGAGCAGACACGTCTTAATGCTTTAAAGATGTTCCCAAAAATTCAGTGGTAG